In Wenyingzhuangia fucanilytica, the following are encoded in one genomic region:
- the atpH gene encoding ATP synthase F1 subunit delta, which produces MSTRAALRYAKAILNLAEDNKSEDAVNADMQLIAATIAESQDLEVMLKSPIVKTSEKVNALEGIFGKQINSYSLGLIKLLGEKRRLDILALVSKSYQTIYNHSKSIKVAQVTTAVPLTKALESKVVDKIKELTGSATSIENIINPEIIGGFVLRIGDIQYDASVSRSLTLLERSFDNSQFISKN; this is translated from the coding sequence ATGAGTACAAGAGCAGCATTGCGATATGCAAAAGCGATCTTAAATCTTGCAGAAGACAATAAAAGCGAAGACGCAGTAAATGCAGATATGCAATTAATTGCCGCTACTATTGCTGAAAGTCAAGACTTAGAGGTAATGTTAAAAAGCCCAATTGTAAAAACATCTGAAAAAGTAAATGCTTTAGAGGGGATTTTTGGAAAGCAAATTAACAGTTATTCTTTAGGATTAATTAAGCTTTTAGGAGAAAAGAGACGTTTGGATATTTTAGCATTGGTATCAAAAAGTTACCAAACTATATACAACCATTCAAAATCTATTAAAGTAGCACAAGTAACTACTGCAGTTCCTTTAACAAAAGCTTTAGAATCAAAAGTAGTTGATAAAATTAAAGAGTTAACAGGAAGTGCAACATCTATAGAAAACATCATCAATCCAGAAATTATTGGAGGTTTTGTTTTACGTATTGGAGATATTCAGTACGATGCTAGTGTTTCAAGAAGTTTAACATTGTTAGAAAGAAGTTTTGACAACAGTCAATTCATATCAAAAAATTAA
- the atpA gene encoding F0F1 ATP synthase subunit alpha: MAAINPAEVSAILKEQLTSFESKGSLNEVGTVLQIGDGIARVYGLANVQYGELVEFESGLQGIVLNLEEDNAGVVLLGPSSEVSEGSTVKRTERIASINVGEGIVGRVVDTLGNPIDGKGAIAGETFEMPLERKAPGVIFREPVTEPLQTGIKSIDAMIPVGRGQRELIIGDRQTGKSTVALDTIINQKEFYDAGEPVYCIYVAVGQKASTVAGIVNLLEEKGALAYTTIVAANASDPAPMQVYAPFAGAAIGEYFRDTGRPALIIYDDLSKQAVAYREISLLLRRPPGREAYPGDVFYLHSRLLERSAKVIGDDSIATKMNDAPASLAGKIKGGGSLTALPIIETQAGDVSAYIPTNVISITDGQIFLDGDLFNSGVRPAINVGISVSRVGGNAQIKSMKKVSGTLKLDQAAFRELEAFAKFGSDLDSATLSVIEKGQRNVEILKQAQNDPYTVEDQIAIIYAGSKNLLKNVPLNKVKEFERDYIEFLNAKHRDALDSLKSGKLEQSTLDVLTAVAAEVSSKY; the protein is encoded by the coding sequence ATGGCAGCAATAAACCCAGCTGAAGTATCAGCAATTTTAAAAGAGCAGCTAACTAGTTTTGAATCTAAAGGTTCTTTAAACGAAGTTGGTACTGTATTACAAATTGGAGATGGTATTGCACGTGTATACGGATTAGCGAATGTGCAGTATGGTGAATTAGTAGAGTTTGAATCAGGTTTACAAGGAATTGTATTGAACTTGGAAGAGGATAATGCAGGAGTTGTATTATTAGGTCCTTCTTCTGAAGTATCAGAAGGTTCTACTGTAAAAAGAACTGAGAGAATTGCTTCTATCAATGTAGGTGAAGGAATTGTAGGACGTGTTGTTGATACCTTAGGTAATCCTATTGATGGTAAAGGTGCAATTGCAGGTGAAACTTTTGAAATGCCATTAGAGCGTAAAGCTCCTGGAGTTATTTTCCGTGAGCCAGTAACTGAGCCATTACAAACAGGTATTAAATCTATTGATGCAATGATTCCTGTAGGACGTGGACAACGTGAGTTAATTATTGGTGACCGTCAAACAGGTAAATCTACTGTAGCTTTAGATACGATCATTAACCAAAAAGAGTTTTATGATGCTGGTGAGCCTGTTTACTGTATTTATGTAGCTGTTGGTCAAAAAGCATCTACTGTTGCAGGAATTGTAAACTTATTAGAAGAAAAAGGTGCTTTAGCTTATACTACTATTGTAGCTGCTAACGCTTCAGATCCTGCTCCAATGCAGGTATATGCTCCATTTGCAGGTGCTGCAATTGGTGAGTACTTCCGTGATACTGGAAGACCAGCTTTAATTATTTATGATGATTTATCTAAGCAAGCTGTTGCATACCGTGAGATTTCTTTATTATTAAGAAGACCACCGGGACGTGAGGCTTACCCTGGAGATGTATTCTACTTACACTCAAGATTATTAGAGCGTTCTGCAAAAGTAATTGGAGATGATTCAATTGCAACTAAAATGAACGATGCTCCAGCTTCTTTAGCAGGAAAAATTAAAGGAGGAGGTTCTTTAACTGCATTGCCAATTATTGAAACTCAAGCAGGAGACGTATCTGCATATATTCCAACTAACGTAATTTCTATTACTGATGGACAGATTTTCTTAGATGGAGATTTATTCAACTCTGGAGTTCGTCCTGCAATTAACGTAGGTATTTCTGTATCTCGTGTAGGAGGTAACGCACAGATTAAATCTATGAAAAAAGTATCTGGTACTTTAAAGTTAGATCAAGCTGCTTTCCGTGAATTAGAAGCGTTTGCTAAGTTTGGTTCTGATTTAGATTCAGCTACTTTATCAGTAATCGAAAAAGGACAACGTAACGTTGAGATCTTAAAACAAGCTCAAAACGACCCTTATACTGTAGAAGATCAAATTGCAATTATTTATGCAGGTTCTAAAAACTTATTAAAGAATGTTCCTTTAAATAAAGTAAAAGAATTTGAAAGAGATTATATTGAATTTTTAAATGCAAAACATAGAGATGCTTTAGATTCATTAAAGTCTGGTAAATTAGAGCAATCTACTTTAGATGTTTTAACAGCTGTTGCTGCTGAAGTATCTTCAAAATATTAA